A DNA window from Buttiauxella agrestis contains the following coding sequences:
- the zur gene encoding zinc uptake transcriptional repressor Zur, translated as MDITTSQNVLAQAEKLCEQRNVRLTPQRLEVLRLLTQQAGAISAYDLLDLLRASEPQAKPPTVYRALDFLLEQGFVHRVESTNSYVLCHLFDQPTHSSAMFICDRCGAVKEQGAEGVEDIMQQLAAQSGFALHHNVIEAHGLCSACAEVEACSHPEACGHDHSIQSKKKSR; from the coding sequence ATGGACATCACGACTTCACAAAACGTGTTAGCGCAGGCTGAAAAACTATGCGAGCAGCGTAATGTGCGCCTGACGCCACAACGCCTTGAAGTGCTGCGTTTGCTGACACAGCAGGCAGGTGCAATCAGCGCTTATGACTTGCTGGATTTACTGCGTGCCAGCGAACCGCAAGCTAAACCCCCGACGGTGTATCGTGCGCTCGATTTTCTTCTCGAACAAGGTTTTGTACACCGTGTAGAGTCAACCAACAGCTATGTTTTATGCCATCTTTTTGATCAACCGACTCACTCATCAGCCATGTTTATCTGCGACCGATGTGGCGCGGTGAAAGAACAGGGTGCGGAAGGCGTAGAAGATATTATGCAGCAATTAGCAGCCCAATCAGGCTTTGCTCTGCATCATAATGTTATTGAGGCGCATGGATTGTGCAGTGCTTGTGCGGAGGTTGAAGCGTGTAGCCACCCGGAAGCGTGTGGGCATGACCATTCGATTCAGTCAAAGAAGAAGTCGCGTTAG
- the ubiC gene encoding chorismate lyase → MSDALSPLRALRFEATIPEGLSASLLDWLLLEDSMTQRFEQYCSRVSVRIVREGFFDSRADIPEADLLPEAKRYWLREIMLCGDDEPWLLGRTIVPESTLEGPELALQQLGTTPLGRYLFSASSLTRDFIEIGRNEELWGRRSRLRLAGKPLVLTELFLPASPLYVEEK, encoded by the coding sequence ATGTCTGACGCGCTTTCGCCACTGCGCGCCTTACGCTTTGAGGCTACGATCCCCGAGGGGCTGAGTGCATCGCTTCTTGACTGGTTGTTGCTTGAAGATTCAATGACCCAGCGCTTTGAACAATATTGCTCGCGAGTCAGCGTGCGTATTGTGCGTGAAGGTTTTTTCGATTCGCGCGCCGATATCCCCGAAGCTGATTTGCTGCCTGAAGCCAAACGTTACTGGTTGCGTGAAATCATGCTCTGCGGTGACGATGAACCCTGGCTTTTGGGGCGAACCATCGTTCCTGAATCTACCCTCGAGGGGCCAGAGCTTGCATTGCAGCAACTCGGAACCACACCTCTTGGACGTTACCTGTTTAGTGCATCTTCCCTGACACGGGATTTCATTGAGATTGGCCGCAATGAGGAGCTGTGGGGGCGTCGTTCCCGCCTGAGATTAGCCGGAAAACCATTAGTGCTGACCGAGCTGTTTCTCCCCGCATCCCCGCTGTATGTAGAGGAAAAATAA
- the lexA gene encoding transcriptional repressor LexA gives MKALTTRQQEVFDLIRDHISQTGMPPTRAEIAQRLGFRSPNAAEEHLKALARKGVIEIVSGASRGIRLLVEEITGIPLVGRVAAGEPLLAQQHIEGHYQVDPSLFKPNADFLLRVSGMSMKDIGIMDGDLLAVHKTQDVRNGQVVVARIDDEVTVKRLKQQGNTVHLLPENSEFEPIVVDLREHNFSIEGLAVGVIRNGDWL, from the coding sequence ATGAAAGCGTTAACTACCAGGCAGCAAGAGGTGTTTGATCTTATTCGGGATCATATCAGCCAGACCGGCATGCCACCGACACGTGCCGAGATTGCTCAACGTCTGGGGTTCCGTTCACCGAACGCTGCTGAAGAACATTTAAAAGCTCTCGCCCGTAAAGGCGTGATTGAGATTGTTTCCGGCGCTTCGCGTGGCATTCGCTTGCTGGTGGAAGAGATCACCGGCATCCCGCTGGTTGGGCGCGTCGCTGCGGGTGAACCACTCCTTGCGCAGCAGCATATCGAAGGCCATTACCAGGTAGATCCTTCACTGTTCAAACCGAATGCCGACTTCCTGCTGCGCGTCAGTGGGATGTCTATGAAAGACATCGGTATTATGGACGGTGATTTACTGGCGGTGCATAAAACTCAGGATGTGCGTAACGGCCAGGTTGTGGTGGCGCGCATTGATGATGAAGTGACAGTTAAACGTTTGAAACAGCAGGGGAATACCGTTCACCTGCTGCCAGAAAACAGCGAATTCGAGCCGATAGTGGTTGACCTGCGCGAGCATAACTTCTCGATTGAAGGGCTGGCTGTTGGCGTAATTCGCAACGGTGACTGGCTGTAA
- the plsB gene encoding glycerol-3-phosphate 1-O-acyltransferase PlsB has product MSGWPRIYYKLLNLPLGVLVKSKSIPADPQAELGLDPTRPIMYVLPYNSKADLLTLRAQCLAHNLPDPLEPLEIDGAVLPRYVFIHGGPRVFTYYTPKEESIKLFHDYLDLHRSNPNLDVQMVPVSVMFGRSPGREKGEVNPPLRMLNGIQKFFAVSWLGRDSFVRFSAPVSLRQMATDHGTDKKIAQKLARVARMHFARQRLATVGPRLPVRQDLFNKLLASKAIARAVEDEARSKKISHEKAQQNAVALMEEIAANFSYEAVRLTDRVLGLTWNRLYQGINVHNAERVRQLAHDGHEIVYVPCHRSHMDYMLLSYVLYHQGLVPPHIAAGINLNFWPAGPIFRRLGAFFIRRTFKGSKLYSTVFREYLGELFSRGYSVEYFVEGGRSRTGRLLDPKTGTLSMTIQAMLRGGTRPITLVPIYIGYEHVMEVGTYAKELRGATKEKESFMQMVRGLSKLRNLGQGYVNFGEPMPLMTFLNQRVPEWRDSIDPIEAIRPAWLTPTVNEIAAELMVRINNAGAANAMNLCCTALLASRQRSLTREQLTEQLNCYLSLLRNVPYSPDATTPDQSAEALIEHALQMNKFEVEKDTIGDIIILPREQAVLMTYYRNNILHMLVLPSLLAAIITQHRHISRGELLRQVELLYPMLKAELFLRWEKAQLVSEMDALLNEMVRQELITLAGDEVLINPARSRTMQLLAAGVRETLQRYAITFWLLSANPSINRGTLERESRTVAQRLSVLHGINAPEFFDKAVFTSLVLTLRDEGYISDTGDAEPTETMKVYQMLAELIMPDVRLTIESATSQAATE; this is encoded by the coding sequence ATGTCAGGCTGGCCAAGAATCTACTACAAATTACTTAATTTACCATTAGGCGTTCTGGTAAAGAGCAAGTCTATTCCGGCAGATCCACAAGCCGAACTGGGCTTAGATCCCACACGTCCAATAATGTACGTGCTGCCCTATAACTCAAAGGCGGACTTATTAACCCTGCGCGCTCAATGCCTCGCGCATAACTTGCCCGACCCTCTCGAGCCGTTAGAAATCGACGGAGCGGTGCTGCCGCGCTATGTCTTTATCCATGGCGGGCCGCGTGTATTCACTTATTACACGCCAAAAGAAGAGTCGATCAAGCTGTTCCATGATTACCTCGATTTGCACCGTAGCAATCCAAATCTGGATGTGCAGATGGTGCCTGTTTCGGTCATGTTTGGCCGTTCACCGGGGCGCGAAAAAGGCGAAGTGAATCCGCCATTAAGAATGCTCAACGGCATTCAGAAATTCTTCGCCGTCTCCTGGCTTGGCCGCGACAGCTTTGTGCGTTTTTCTGCACCGGTTTCGCTGCGCCAGATGGCAACCGATCACGGTACAGATAAAAAAATCGCTCAGAAACTGGCGCGAGTGGCACGTATGCACTTCGCACGTCAGCGCCTGGCGACTGTCGGGCCGCGTCTGCCGGTACGCCAGGATCTGTTTAACAAACTTCTGGCATCAAAAGCTATCGCCCGCGCGGTAGAAGACGAAGCGCGTAGCAAGAAAATCTCCCATGAAAAGGCGCAGCAAAATGCTGTCGCGCTGATGGAAGAAATTGCGGCCAACTTCTCTTATGAAGCCGTTCGTTTGACCGACCGCGTGTTAGGTCTGACGTGGAACCGTTTGTACCAGGGCATTAACGTTCACAACGCTGAGCGTGTGCGCCAACTGGCTCATGACGGCCACGAGATTGTCTATGTGCCCTGCCACCGCAGCCACATGGACTACATGCTGCTGTCTTACGTGCTTTATCACCAGGGGTTAGTTCCTCCGCACATCGCGGCGGGTATCAACCTGAATTTCTGGCCAGCAGGCCCGATTTTCCGTCGCCTGGGCGCGTTCTTTATTCGCCGTACCTTTAAAGGCAGCAAACTCTATTCCACCGTGTTCCGTGAATATCTTGGCGAGCTGTTTAGCCGTGGCTATTCCGTTGAATACTTTGTGGAAGGTGGGCGTTCCCGTACCGGGCGTTTGCTTGACCCGAAAACCGGCACGCTGTCGATGACCATTCAGGCCATGCTGCGCGGCGGTACTCGTCCAATTACATTGGTGCCAATTTACATTGGCTACGAGCATGTAATGGAAGTGGGGACTTACGCCAAAGAACTGCGCGGTGCGACTAAAGAAAAAGAGAGCTTTATGCAGATGGTGCGCGGGCTGAGCAAGCTGCGTAACCTCGGCCAGGGCTATGTGAACTTCGGCGAACCGATGCCGTTGATGACATTCCTCAATCAGCGTGTTCCTGAGTGGCGTGATTCAATCGATCCAATCGAAGCGATTCGCCCGGCGTGGCTGACGCCAACGGTCAATGAAATTGCTGCCGAGTTGATGGTGCGTATCAACAATGCAGGGGCGGCAAATGCCATGAACCTGTGCTGTACCGCATTACTTGCGTCGCGTCAGCGTTCACTTACTCGTGAACAATTGACCGAGCAGCTCAATTGCTACTTGAGCCTGTTGCGTAATGTGCCGTATTCACCAGATGCGACTACGCCAGACCAGTCAGCAGAAGCACTGATTGAACACGCGTTGCAAATGAACAAGTTTGAAGTAGAGAAAGATACTATCGGTGACATCATCATTCTGCCGCGTGAGCAGGCGGTACTGATGACTTATTACCGTAACAACATCTTGCATATGCTGGTGTTGCCTTCTCTGCTGGCCGCGATTATCACGCAGCATCGCCACATTTCACGCGGAGAGCTTCTGCGTCAGGTCGAATTACTCTACCCGATGCTGAAAGCTGAGCTTTTCCTGCGCTGGGAAAAGGCGCAGCTTGTCAGTGAAATGGACGCGCTGCTCAATGAGATGGTTCGTCAGGAACTGATTACTCTTGCGGGTGATGAAGTACTGATTAACCCGGCTCGTTCACGCACTATGCAGCTTCTGGCTGCGGGTGTTCGTGAAACACTGCAACGTTACGCGATTACTTTCTGGCTGTTGAGCGCTAATCCGTCCATCAACCGCGGGACACTGGAGCGCGAAAGCCGCACCGTTGCCCAGCGCTTGTCTGTTTTGCATGGTATTAACGCACCGGAGTTCTTTGATAAAGCCGTGTTCACCTCGCTGGTATTAACCCTGCGTGATGAAGGCTATATCAGCGATACCGGGGATGCGGAGCCAACCGAAACCATGAAGGTCTACCAGATGCTGGCTGAACTGATCATGCCGGATGTGCGTTTGACGATTGAAAGTGCAACCTCGCAGGCTGCGACTGAGTAA
- a CDS encoding cupin domain-containing protein → MNKPDCIRHWKELEGEDDSTYPDSTELFSIGAPLARKLGLTRLGIHHERLLPGRRTSYPHAESSEEEFAYVLEGHPQVWINGHLYALEPGDSVGFPAGTGVCHTFINNTEHEVRLLIVGEANKAENRIYYPLNPSYAAQRKDRWIDHPPQFFGQHDGLPSRKTNGKL, encoded by the coding sequence ATGAATAAACCTGATTGCATTCGCCACTGGAAAGAACTGGAAGGTGAAGATGATTCAACCTATCCCGATAGCACTGAATTATTTTCCATTGGCGCGCCGCTGGCTCGCAAACTAGGTTTAACACGCCTGGGGATTCATCACGAACGCCTGCTACCCGGCCGCCGGACTTCTTATCCCCATGCCGAAAGCAGTGAAGAAGAGTTTGCTTATGTCCTGGAAGGGCATCCACAAGTGTGGATTAACGGGCACCTCTATGCGCTGGAACCAGGTGATAGTGTCGGTTTCCCGGCAGGGACAGGCGTTTGCCATACTTTTATTAATAACACCGAACATGAAGTTCGGTTGCTGATTGTCGGCGAAGCCAATAAAGCGGAAAACAGAATTTACTACCCCTTAAACCCCTCTTACGCAGCACAACGTAAAGATCGCTGGATTGACCATCCGCCGCAATTCTTTGGTCAGCATGATGGTCTGCCTTCCCGAAAAACGAACGGTAAACTATAA
- a CDS encoding diacylglycerol kinase — MASSTTGLTRIIKAAGYSWKGLKAAWINEAAFRQEGVSAVIAIAIACWLDVDPITRILLIGSVVLVMIVEILNSAIEALVDRVGTDYHELSGRAKDMGSAAVLIAIILAVITWVTLLWQHLR, encoded by the coding sequence ATGGCGAGTAGTACCACTGGACTTACCCGTATTATCAAAGCTGCAGGCTATTCATGGAAAGGGCTAAAAGCGGCCTGGATCAACGAAGCTGCTTTCCGCCAGGAGGGCGTTTCGGCTGTCATCGCCATCGCTATTGCCTGCTGGTTAGATGTTGACCCTATTACCCGTATTTTACTGATTGGTTCAGTCGTGCTGGTGATGATTGTCGAAATCCTCAATAGCGCTATTGAGGCCCTCGTTGACCGTGTTGGTACTGACTATCACGAGCTTTCCGGGCGAGCGAAAGATATGGGCTCAGCCGCTGTATTAATCGCCATTATCCTTGCAGTAATTACCTGGGTCACGCTGCTTTGGCAGCATTTGCGATAG
- the malM gene encoding maltose operon protein MalM: MKMKKSLVAICLSAGLFASLPAVSLADVNIVPQDISAAPAVPASALQQLQWTPVDQSKTQTTDLSIAGQRLSAGDITGPVAAYSVPANIGELNITLTSEVKQNGVFAPNVLVLDQNLTPAAYFPSSYFTYQEPGVMSADRLEGTIKLTPALGQQKVYLLVFTTNKDTQQTTKMLDPAKAYAKGTGNAVPDIPDPIARHTTDGLLKVKVKTSSSSSILVGPLFGSSGPGPVTVGNTAAPAATYVAPVAVAAPVAAPAAAAPAKKSEPVLSDTETYFNQAIKDAVAKGDVDKALKLLDEAERLGSTTARKTFISSVKGKG, from the coding sequence ATGAAAATGAAAAAAAGTCTCGTCGCAATCTGCTTATCAGCGGGATTGTTTGCAAGCCTGCCAGCCGTAAGCCTGGCTGACGTCAACATCGTTCCACAGGATATTTCGGCCGCTCCCGCCGTCCCAGCTTCTGCACTCCAACAGTTGCAATGGACGCCAGTGGATCAGTCGAAAACCCAAACTACCGATCTTTCTATCGCCGGACAGCGTCTGAGTGCTGGCGATATTACTGGCCCCGTTGCGGCTTATAGCGTGCCGGCCAATATTGGTGAGCTGAACATTACGCTGACCAGTGAAGTGAAACAAAATGGGGTATTTGCGCCGAACGTGTTGGTTCTTGACCAGAACTTGACGCCTGCTGCCTATTTCCCGTCGAGCTACTTTACCTACCAGGAGCCTGGCGTGATGTCAGCCGACCGCCTGGAAGGGACGATTAAACTGACGCCTGCGCTGGGTCAGCAAAAAGTATATTTATTAGTTTTCACCACCAACAAAGACACACAGCAAACCACCAAAATGCTCGACCCGGCAAAAGCCTATGCAAAAGGCACGGGTAACGCTGTACCGGATATTCCAGACCCGATTGCCCGCCATACCACTGACGGCCTCTTGAAAGTGAAAGTCAAAACCTCTTCAAGCTCCAGCATTCTGGTTGGACCGTTATTTGGTTCATCCGGCCCAGGCCCGGTCACTGTGGGTAATACCGCAGCGCCAGCCGCAACATACGTTGCCCCGGTAGCCGTTGCCGCGCCAGTGGCGGCACCCGCCGCAGCAGCACCTGCCAAAAAATCTGAGCCAGTGCTAAGTGACACCGAAACGTACTTCAACCAGGCAATCAAAGATGCAGTAGCGAAAGGCGATGTAGACAAAGCCCTGAAACTGCTCGACGAAGCTGAACGCCTGGGATCGACGACTGCCCGTAAAACTTTTATCAGCAGTGTAAAAGGCAAGGGGTGA
- the dinF gene encoding MATE family efflux transporter DinF: MQLFSTADRALWRLALPMIFSNITVPLLGLVDTAVIGHLDSPVYLGGVAIGATATSFLFMLLLFLRMSTTGLTAQAFGANNPSALARALVQPLLLALGAGIAIVLLREPLISLALRIVGGNQDVLYQARRFLEIRWLSAPASLANLVLLGWLLGVQYARAPVILLVVGNVLNIVLDVWLVMGLHMNVQGAALATVTAEYATFIIGLLMVKKVMGLRGISGEILKQAWRGNVRRLLALNRDIMLRSLLLQICFASVTIFGARLGSEIVAVNAVLMTLLTFTAYALDGFAYAVEAHSGQAYGARNRGQLLEVWGAACRQAGLVALAFAAVYALLGEQIVSLLTSIAELQRQADIYLYWQIILPVVGVWCYLLDGMFIGATRGTEMRNSMAVAALGFGLSMFTVPYLGNHGLWLSLAVFLALRGLSLGWIWRRHWQKNTWFNNVQN; encoded by the coding sequence ATGCAATTATTCTCCACAGCGGATCGTGCGCTCTGGCGCCTCGCTTTACCCATGATTTTCTCCAACATTACCGTCCCGCTGCTTGGCCTTGTCGATACCGCCGTTATTGGTCATCTGGATAGTCCTGTTTATTTGGGCGGCGTTGCCATTGGTGCGACAGCAACCAGCTTCCTGTTTATGTTATTGCTGTTTCTGCGCATGAGTACCACCGGCTTAACCGCCCAGGCCTTTGGTGCAAACAACCCCTCCGCTTTAGCTCGCGCACTGGTTCAGCCTTTATTGCTGGCACTCGGAGCGGGTATTGCCATTGTCTTGCTGCGCGAACCGCTAATCTCACTGGCTCTGCGTATTGTCGGTGGTAATCAGGATGTGCTCTATCAAGCGCGACGTTTTCTTGAGATTCGTTGGCTAAGCGCCCCGGCTTCCCTGGCTAATTTGGTCTTGCTCGGCTGGTTGCTGGGCGTTCAATACGCACGCGCGCCGGTTATCTTGTTAGTGGTCGGTAACGTTCTGAATATTGTGCTCGACGTGTGGCTGGTGATGGGGCTGCATATGAATGTTCAGGGGGCTGCACTCGCTACCGTCACGGCTGAATACGCCACATTTATCATCGGCTTGCTCATGGTGAAAAAGGTCATGGGCCTGCGTGGAATCAGTGGTGAAATACTCAAACAGGCTTGGCGCGGTAATGTTCGGCGCTTGTTGGCGCTTAACCGTGACATCATGCTCCGCTCGCTGTTATTACAGATTTGCTTTGCCTCCGTGACCATCTTTGGCGCGCGTTTGGGCAGTGAAATCGTCGCGGTGAATGCGGTACTAATGACGTTGCTGACCTTCACCGCTTACGCGCTCGATGGTTTTGCCTATGCCGTTGAGGCGCATTCCGGGCAGGCTTATGGGGCCAGAAATCGGGGGCAATTACTCGAAGTCTGGGGGGCTGCATGTCGCCAGGCAGGTTTAGTCGCGCTGGCATTCGCCGCCGTTTATGCCTTGTTGGGTGAGCAAATTGTTTCCCTTTTGACGTCAATTGCTGAGCTGCAACGGCAAGCGGATATCTATTTGTATTGGCAGATAATTTTACCCGTTGTCGGCGTGTGGTGCTATTTGCTTGATGGCATGTTTATTGGTGCAACTCGAGGGACTGAAATGCGCAATAGCATGGCTGTCGCGGCGTTGGGCTTTGGCCTGTCGATGTTTACCGTACCGTATTTAGGCAACCACGGGCTGTGGCTTTCGCTGGCTGTATTCCTTGCGTTACGAGGTTTGTCGCTGGGCTGGATATGGCGTCGCCACTGGCAGAAAAACACCTGGTTTAACAATGTTCAAAATTAA
- a CDS encoding CsbD family protein, translated as MNKDEIGGNWKQFKGTVKEKWGKLTDDDMTVIEGKRDQLVGKIQERYGYEKDKAEEEVVDWETRNKYRW; from the coding sequence ATGAATAAAGACGAAATCGGCGGTAACTGGAAACAGTTCAAAGGCACAGTAAAAGAGAAATGGGGCAAACTGACTGACGATGATATGACCGTCATTGAAGGGAAACGCGATCAGCTTGTCGGCAAAATCCAGGAACGTTATGGATATGAAAAGGATAAGGCAGAGGAAGAGGTCGTTGATTGGGAAACTCGCAACAAATACCGTTGGTAA
- the ubiA gene encoding 4-hydroxybenzoate octaprenyltransferase, which yields MEWSLKQGKWQAYQRLMRLDKPIGSLLLLWPTLWALWLATPGVPPLTILCVFIAGVWMMRAAGCVVNDYADRKFDGHVKRTAHRPLPSGAVSEKEARILFAVLVLLSFLLVLTLNTMTILLSVAGLALAWVYPFMKRYTHLPQVVLGAAFGWSIPMAFAAVSESVPLSCWLMFLTNICWAVAYDTQYAMVDRDDDLKIGIKSTAILFGRYDNFIIGVLQVSVMVLLAVIGWLNGLGGAFYWSIALAGALFIHQQRLTANRDRDACFRAFLNNNYVGLVLFIGLVLSYLHF from the coding sequence ATGGAGTGGAGTCTGAAACAAGGCAAATGGCAGGCGTATCAACGCCTGATGCGGCTTGATAAGCCGATTGGCTCGCTTTTATTACTATGGCCCACGTTATGGGCGTTGTGGTTAGCGACACCGGGTGTGCCGCCGCTGACCATTTTATGTGTGTTCATCGCTGGCGTCTGGATGATGCGCGCTGCGGGTTGCGTGGTAAACGACTACGCCGATCGTAAATTTGATGGGCATGTCAAACGCACTGCGCACCGGCCACTGCCGAGTGGGGCAGTCAGCGAGAAAGAAGCACGCATCTTATTTGCTGTGTTGGTTCTGCTGTCGTTTTTACTGGTGCTGACACTCAATACCATGACAATTTTGTTATCGGTAGCGGGGCTGGCATTAGCCTGGGTTTACCCGTTTATGAAACGCTATACCCACCTGCCGCAGGTGGTGTTAGGTGCGGCATTCGGCTGGTCAATCCCAATGGCATTTGCTGCGGTGAGTGAGTCTGTTCCGCTGAGTTGCTGGTTGATGTTTTTGACTAACATCTGCTGGGCCGTGGCTTACGACACCCAATATGCAATGGTCGATCGCGATGACGATTTAAAAATTGGCATTAAATCCACGGCGATACTGTTCGGGCGCTATGACAATTTTATCATCGGTGTTTTGCAGGTTTCGGTGATGGTACTGCTGGCAGTGATTGGCTGGCTGAACGGGTTGGGCGGGGCGTTTTACTGGTCGATTGCTCTGGCGGGCGCGCTATTTATCCATCAGCAACGTCTGACTGCGAACCGCGATCGTGACGCCTGTTTCCGTGCATTCCTGAATAATAACTACGTTGGGCTGGTGTTGTTTATAGGCCTGGTGCTGAGTTACCTGCACTTTTGA